One genomic region from Anabaena sp. PCC 7108 encodes:
- a CDS encoding MBOAT family protein has protein sequence MKFISIFYGIFLLSVLGIYWNVSEQKIRLWTLLIASIVFYASWQIQYLPLLLVLTFINFRLGIEIGKNTSPGKHSQNWQISNEEWRFSQADWNQHRLKILWLGIFLNVSILLGFKYLPILLQILFNLSINSPDTAFKFIAPLGISFFTFECISYLIDVYRGAPAAEKFLRFAAYKLLFFKLISGPITRYHNLSIQINTDRFISVEKVADGLWLIARGAVKKGIFADNLGIFVDLCFGNLQRAGSNDLWLATFAYGLQLYLDFNGYVDIARGSALLFGLVLPENFNFPYFSTSIADFWRRWHITLGDWLRNYLYFPLGGSRRGLIRTCGNLLIVMLVAGIWHGSAWGFVVWGAFHGIALGVHRLTDAMSDRLKILAILWKNPLGIIFAWFLTQMMVFTSWIWFRLPNLQDSTFVFQHLWGHTADEQFAQKVYLEVLNISPYQISYLLIALCLLMNISYVFNRGLKLDLSWPIKLVLVPLCFYAVGLLAPKGGLPYIYFDF, from the coding sequence ATGAAGTTTATATCAATTTTTTACGGGATTTTTTTGCTGAGTGTTCTGGGAATTTACTGGAATGTATCTGAACAAAAGATACGATTATGGACGTTGTTAATAGCTAGTATTGTATTTTATGCATCATGGCAAATTCAGTACTTACCATTACTATTAGTACTTACTTTTATTAACTTTCGGCTGGGGATAGAAATTGGTAAAAATACATCACCAGGTAAACATTCTCAAAATTGGCAAATTTCTAATGAAGAATGGCGATTTTCTCAAGCTGACTGGAATCAGCATCGGCTCAAGATTTTATGGTTGGGTATATTTTTAAATGTGTCAATTTTATTGGGCTTCAAGTATCTGCCTATTTTACTGCAAATACTATTTAATTTGTCCATAAATTCACCCGATACAGCCTTTAAATTTATTGCACCTCTGGGGATTTCTTTTTTTACATTTGAATGTATTTCTTATTTAATAGATGTCTATCGTGGTGCGCCAGCTGCTGAAAAATTTCTGAGATTTGCTGCCTATAAATTGTTGTTTTTTAAGCTAATTTCTGGTCCAATTACTCGTTACCATAATTTATCAATTCAAATCAATACGGATAGATTTATTAGTGTTGAGAAAGTGGCAGACGGTTTATGGTTAATTGCAAGGGGTGCAGTAAAAAAAGGCATTTTTGCCGACAATCTCGGAATTTTTGTTGATTTATGTTTTGGTAACTTACAAAGGGCAGGTAGCAATGATTTATGGTTAGCTACCTTTGCTTACGGATTACAGCTGTATTTAGATTTTAACGGTTATGTAGATATTGCCCGTGGTAGTGCCTTGCTTTTCGGTTTAGTACTACCTGAAAATTTTAACTTTCCCTACTTCAGTACAAGTATTGCCGATTTTTGGAGACGCTGGCATATAACTTTGGGGGATTGGTTGCGGAATTATCTTTACTTTCCTTTGGGGGGTTCCCGTCGTGGGTTGATTCGCACCTGCGGTAATTTATTAATTGTGATGCTAGTTGCAGGCATCTGGCACGGTTCGGCTTGGGGTTTTGTGGTTTGGGGCGCTTTTCATGGCATAGCTTTAGGAGTTCATCGTCTCACAGATGCCATGAGCGATCGCTTAAAAATTCTAGCAATCCTTTGGAAAAATCCTCTAGGTATAATTTTTGCTTGGTTTCTAACACAAATGATGGTTTTTACCTCTTGGATTTGGTTCCGTCTTCCTAACCTCCAAGACTCTACTTTTGTCTTTCAACATCTTTGGGGTCATACCGCTGATGAACAATTTGCTCAAAAAGTCTATCTGGAAGTTCTGAATATCAGTCCATATCAAATCTCTTATTTACTTATAGCTTTATGCCTGCTAATGAACATATCTTACGTATTTAATCGTGGGCTGAAATTAGATTTGAGTTGGCCTATTAAACTTGTCTTAGTACCTTTATGCTTTTACGCAGTTGGTTTACTAGCTCCTAAAGGTGGCTTGCCTTACATATACTTTGATTTTTAA
- the ppc gene encoding phosphoenolpyruvate carboxylase — translation MGSLLYSSSQTANVYPMSELFLRHRLQVVEELWESVLRQECGQKMVDLLRQLRDLCSPEGQATHDQAASAVELIEQLNINEAIRAARAFALYFQLINIIEQEYEQKQQLTRYSDTETTDQEYLANIIYSTNQREDDLPVTKALGADSGTQSWIDNTQISQKGTFSALFPLLFKLNVPPQQIQRLISQLDIRLVFTAHPTEIVRHTIRDKQRQVVDLLQKLDELENRSGGYPWEAAEVKERLLEEIRLWWRTDELHQFKPTVLDEVDYALHYFQEVLFDGIPQLYKRLKYSLAQTFPWLEPPSRNFCSFGSWVGSDRDGNPSVTPEVTWKTACYQRKMVLERYIKSVKQLIELLSVSMHWSDVLPDLLESLELDQSTLSDVYDALALRYRQEPYRLKLAYVLRRLENTRDRNLALYNREVPQNENASMYRSGADFLAELRLIQRNLTETGLGCRELENLICQVEIFDFNLTQLDIRQESSRHSDALNEILEYLQVLPQPYNELSESKRVAWLTGELQTRRPLIPSELPFSEKTNDVIETFRILRSLQQEFGISICQTYIISMCREVSDVLEVLILAKEARLFDPAIAVGSIRVVPLFETVEDLQRSRSVMRQLFELPLYRALLAGGYEAINSEIAEQTSQPPNSPSSSILNPNLQEVMLGYSDSNKDSGFLSSNWEIHKAQKSLQKIAEEYGVNLRIFHGRGGSVGRGGGPAYEAILAQPGHSINGRIKITEQGEVLASKYSLVDLALYHVETITTAVVQASLLRTGFDDIQPWNEIMEELSVRSRQHYRALIYEQPDFIDFFHQVTPIEEISQLQISSRPARRPSGKKDLSSLRAIPWVFSWTQTRILLPSWYGIGTALQEFLDAEPEEHLKLLRYFYMKWPFFKMVISKAEMTLAKVDIEMARHYVDELSNPEDKSRFDQVFEQIASEFYLTRNLVLNITGHKRLLDGDPILQRSVQLRNGTIVPLGFIQVSLLKRLRQYKNTSTSGVIHSRYSKGELLRGALLTINGIAAGMRNTG, via the coding sequence ATGGGTTCCCTTTTATACTCTTCATCGCAAACAGCGAATGTCTACCCTATGTCGGAATTATTCTTGCGTCATCGTCTACAGGTAGTAGAGGAATTGTGGGAGTCTGTTCTTCGACAAGAATGCGGCCAAAAAATGGTGGACTTATTAAGGCAGTTGCGCGATTTATGTTCACCAGAAGGACAAGCTACACATGACCAAGCCGCTTCAGCAGTAGAATTAATTGAACAACTGAATATCAACGAAGCAATTCGTGCAGCTCGCGCCTTTGCTCTATATTTCCAGTTAATTAACATCATTGAGCAGGAATACGAACAAAAGCAACAACTAACCCGCTATTCTGATACAGAAACAACTGATCAGGAATATCTAGCGAACATAATTTATTCAACTAACCAAAGAGAAGACGACTTACCTGTCACCAAAGCATTAGGCGCAGATTCAGGAACACAAAGTTGGATAGATAACACGCAAATCAGCCAAAAAGGGACATTTTCTGCCTTATTTCCCCTTTTATTCAAACTGAATGTACCACCGCAGCAAATTCAACGTCTGATTTCCCAGTTGGATATCCGCTTAGTGTTTACTGCACACCCGACAGAAATTGTCCGTCATACTATCCGAGATAAACAGCGACAGGTAGTAGATCTGTTACAAAAATTAGATGAATTAGAAAATCGCTCTGGTGGCTATCCTTGGGAAGCTGCGGAAGTTAAAGAACGATTACTAGAAGAAATTCGTCTTTGGTGGCGTACAGACGAGCTTCACCAATTTAAACCTACAGTCCTTGATGAAGTAGATTATGCCTTGCACTACTTCCAAGAAGTCTTATTTGACGGTATTCCGCAACTATATAAACGCCTCAAATACTCCCTAGCCCAAACATTTCCTTGGTTAGAACCACCAAGTAGAAATTTCTGCTCCTTTGGTTCTTGGGTAGGCTCAGACAGAGATGGAAATCCATCGGTGACACCAGAAGTGACTTGGAAAACCGCTTGCTATCAGCGGAAAATGGTGTTGGAAAGATATATCAAATCAGTGAAACAACTGATTGAATTATTGAGTGTGTCCATGCACTGGAGTGATGTTCTCCCTGATTTGCTGGAATCTCTGGAGTTAGATCAATCTACATTAAGTGATGTATATGATGCTCTAGCACTGCGTTATCGCCAAGAACCCTATCGCCTGAAACTGGCTTATGTGCTAAGAAGACTGGAAAATACACGCGATCGCAATCTGGCTCTATATAATCGGGAGGTTCCACAAAATGAAAATGCCTCCATGTACCGTTCGGGAGCAGATTTCTTAGCAGAACTGCGGCTGATTCAAAGAAATTTGACAGAAACTGGTTTAGGCTGTCGAGAACTAGAAAACCTGATCTGTCAAGTGGAAATTTTTGACTTTAATCTCACCCAGCTAGATATTCGCCAAGAATCATCTCGTCATTCCGATGCACTGAATGAGATTCTCGAATACTTACAGGTTTTACCCCAACCATATAACGAACTATCAGAGTCAAAAAGGGTAGCTTGGTTAACTGGGGAACTGCAAACCCGACGGCCGTTAATTCCCAGCGAATTGCCATTTTCTGAAAAAACCAACGATGTTATTGAAACTTTCCGCATCTTGCGATCGCTACAACAAGAATTTGGCATCAGTATCTGCCAAACTTACATTATCAGTATGTGCCGGGAAGTTAGCGATGTTTTGGAAGTTTTAATCTTAGCCAAAGAAGCCAGATTGTTTGATCCCGCCATTGCTGTAGGTTCAATTCGAGTCGTACCTTTATTTGAGACAGTAGAAGACTTACAACGCTCAAGAAGCGTCATGCGTCAACTATTTGAACTCCCCCTATATCGCGCCCTATTAGCAGGGGGCTATGAAGCGATTAATTCAGAAATAGCTGAACAAACTTCCCAACCCCCCAATTCCCCATCATCTTCTATCCTCAACCCCAACTTACAAGAAGTGATGCTGGGCTATTCTGATAGCAACAAAGATTCTGGTTTTTTAAGCAGCAACTGGGAAATTCATAAAGCCCAAAAATCACTTCAGAAAATCGCCGAAGAGTATGGCGTTAACCTGCGTATTTTTCACGGACGCGGTGGTTCCGTGGGAAGAGGTGGTGGCCCTGCTTATGAAGCGATTTTGGCTCAACCAGGTCATAGTATTAATGGCAGAATCAAAATTACTGAACAAGGGGAAGTTTTAGCTTCTAAATATTCCTTAGTGGATTTGGCATTGTACCATGTCGAAACTATTACTACTGCGGTAGTGCAAGCTAGTTTACTGCGGACTGGGTTTGATGATATTCAACCCTGGAATGAAATCATGGAAGAGTTATCAGTGCGATCGCGCCAACATTATCGCGCCCTGATTTACGAACAACCTGATTTTATCGATTTTTTCCACCAAGTCACTCCCATTGAAGAAATTAGCCAACTACAAATTAGTTCCCGTCCAGCCCGAAGACCATCTGGGAAAAAAGATTTAAGCAGCTTACGCGCCATACCTTGGGTCTTTAGTTGGACACAAACCCGAATTTTGTTACCTTCTTGGTATGGAATAGGTACAGCTTTACAAGAATTTTTAGACGCGGAACCGGAAGAACACCTCAAATTACTGCGCTACTTTTATATGAAGTGGCCATTCTTCAAAATGGTAATTTCTAAAGCCGAAATGACCTTAGCTAAAGTAGACATTGAAATGGCACGTCATTACGTCGATGAATTATCTAACCCTGAAGATAAATCCCGGTTTGATCAAGTATTTGAGCAAATCGCTAGTGAATTCTATCTAACTAGGAATTTAGTCTTGAATATTACCGGACACAAACGACTTTTAGACGGTGATCCCATCTTGCAGCGTTCTGTACAGTTACGGAATGGGACAATTGTACCTTTAGGATTTATCCAAGTTTCTTTACTCAAGCGTCTACGTCAATACAAAAACACTAGCACCTCTGGAGTAATTCACTCTCGTTACAGCAAAGGTGAATTACTGCGAGGTGCATTGTTAACTATTAACGGTATTGCCGCAGGTATGAGAAATACAGGTTGA
- a CDS encoding DUF1574 family protein produces MKTVLLNRQQTLVQWVSQATGISTFGVKVRLLGNDLHILCEGTDCPQRWHTLSDLLQALQQTDLDSLTSEEQSPIYQVLVYGRKKGVHHPEWCHRVYLNQLERHLEQVHQELLADAAKSRQVSGALIVSNESLARQGNPDAIARYLSENLSTLGVAVQVKIKPHQSHAEAQIPGNRLWIFCQSSYSPDASLLAEPIAQRLRNLKLSGYEDAVIVSQVKGETDADWRLRVDLTPPAMMLKEWARWGDLQAISRLLTDVLSEFKISIQASLKEFTLHIFCNPAFDPLGTAPAPDREICLQVILSQLEAIAPQGILAAAIYGQKTGEKQPSWIDWLSLPAAKHPALATSTLDLSISGDEPAIIFSLERLLNPDIDWRLKTGGIRVLLLHKSDLLHIMCDAPICPTRQQVATKVTQFIRQLNIVGIVGVRVYGRRAGDKEPVWNHGVDFGNRQRLVPEATPEFAATAEYVSDLLTSETNEPILRPDLTSQEVKSFVNEVAQDWVETANNKLKKLLVGTQLFTEATQSIEHHPDEQGIRGFIIWIALGFILAVQSDWMLGEVTTRIGSNSSKLAGVTSSSQLSLKSGKNQRQKTGFFTNTENTKSAQFGNSTFNASGFTQNDDPTETLAAAPLKEKANSTAILLAARSPIPSFNARQLDEQLALYKQRLLTTGHPPDVLIIGSSRALRGIDPVALSKALGTHGYPNIGVFNFGINGATAQVVDFIIHKVLEPSELPKLILWADGARAFNSGREDITFNSIAASQGYTYVLEKAATRISSNKLIKPEINVTQEDIKPEVNSYQAADEWLNKSLFGLSFSYRNREQIKSLLQKQLNHLPFSNQQITSNIKLMPDSVEADNSTQSVDFDGFLPLSMRFNPATYYQKHPRVTGNYDNDYKSFLLTGKQDTALQSVLEFTKNHQISLVFVNMPLTAEYLDPMRLKYEQEFQQYMLNVSTTNTNFIYRDFSKIWLKANDYFSDPSHLNRYGAYEVSQKLAIDPMIPWIMK; encoded by the coding sequence ATGAAAACAGTATTACTTAATCGCCAGCAAACCTTAGTGCAATGGGTAAGCCAAGCAACAGGCATCAGCACTTTCGGGGTGAAAGTCCGGTTGCTAGGAAATGACCTCCATATACTTTGCGAAGGTACAGACTGTCCGCAACGTTGGCATACTCTATCTGACTTGCTCCAAGCACTACAGCAAACAGACTTAGATAGCCTCACAAGTGAAGAACAATCCCCAATATACCAAGTATTGGTCTATGGTCGGAAAAAAGGGGTGCATCATCCTGAATGGTGTCATCGGGTGTACTTAAATCAATTAGAACGCCATCTGGAGCAAGTACATCAAGAACTGTTAGCAGATGCAGCAAAATCGAGACAAGTCAGCGGAGCGCTCATTGTCTCAAATGAGAGTTTAGCTCGTCAAGGCAACCCAGATGCAATTGCTCGCTATCTCAGCGAAAATTTGAGTACTTTGGGTGTAGCAGTACAAGTAAAAATTAAGCCACATCAGTCTCACGCTGAAGCCCAGATTCCAGGTAATCGCCTTTGGATATTTTGTCAGTCCAGTTATAGCCCTGATGCTTCCTTGTTAGCCGAACCAATAGCCCAGAGGTTGCGGAATCTTAAACTGTCTGGCTATGAAGATGCCGTTATCGTTTCTCAAGTCAAAGGAGAAACTGACGCTGATTGGCGGTTAAGAGTGGATTTAACGCCCCCAGCGATGATGTTGAAAGAGTGGGCGCGTTGGGGAGATTTACAAGCGATCTCTAGACTGTTAACTGATGTGTTGTCAGAATTCAAAATTTCTATCCAAGCTTCTCTGAAAGAATTCACCTTACATATATTTTGCAACCCAGCTTTTGATCCTTTAGGAACCGCCCCAGCCCCAGATCGGGAAATCTGCTTACAGGTAATTTTATCTCAGCTAGAAGCGATCGCACCCCAAGGTATTCTCGCAGCTGCCATATATGGTCAAAAAACAGGCGAAAAGCAACCTTCGTGGATAGATTGGTTGTCTTTACCAGCAGCCAAGCATCCCGCTTTGGCAACATCCACACTGGATTTAAGTATTTCTGGTGATGAACCAGCGATTATTTTTTCACTAGAACGCTTACTCAATCCTGACATAGATTGGCGGTTAAAAACAGGCGGTATCCGCGTGCTGTTACTTCATAAAAGTGATTTATTACACATAATGTGTGATGCGCCAATCTGCCCAACACGGCAACAAGTAGCCACTAAGGTTACTCAATTTATTCGCCAACTCAACATTGTCGGTATTGTTGGTGTACGTGTTTATGGTCGTCGGGCTGGCGATAAAGAACCTGTTTGGAATCATGGGGTTGATTTTGGCAATCGTCAACGATTAGTACCTGAAGCTACACCAGAATTTGCGGCCACTGCTGAATATGTAAGTGATTTGCTGACTAGTGAAACTAATGAGCCAATTTTGCGTCCTGATTTAACAAGCCAGGAAGTTAAAAGTTTTGTGAATGAAGTAGCACAGGATTGGGTAGAAACTGCTAACAACAAACTGAAAAAGTTGCTGGTGGGAACTCAATTATTTACGGAAGCAACCCAGTCAATCGAACATCACCCTGATGAACAAGGCATTCGGGGGTTCATAATTTGGATAGCCTTAGGATTTATTCTTGCAGTTCAAAGTGATTGGATGTTGGGTGAAGTTACTACTCGGATTGGATCAAATTCTTCTAAGCTTGCTGGTGTTACATCGTCGTCACAGTTATCTTTGAAATCAGGGAAAAATCAGCGTCAGAAAACTGGATTTTTTACCAACACTGAAAACACAAAATCTGCTCAATTTGGGAATTCTACATTTAATGCTTCTGGATTCACCCAAAATGATGATCCAACAGAAACATTGGCAGCAGCACCATTGAAAGAAAAAGCCAACTCTACGGCTATTCTTTTAGCAGCCCGATCTCCAATACCAAGTTTTAATGCTCGGCAATTAGATGAGCAATTAGCTCTGTATAAACAAAGGTTGTTAACAACTGGACATCCTCCAGATGTATTAATTATTGGTTCTTCTCGCGCTCTTAGAGGAATTGATCCCGTAGCCCTTTCTAAAGCTTTAGGAACTCATGGTTATCCCAACATTGGCGTATTTAATTTTGGTATTAATGGTGCAACAGCACAAGTTGTAGATTTCATCATTCACAAAGTTTTAGAACCTTCGGAATTACCTAAATTAATTCTTTGGGCAGATGGTGCTAGGGCTTTTAACAGTGGTAGAGAAGATATCACTTTTAATTCTATTGCTGCATCACAAGGCTATACATACGTATTAGAGAAAGCTGCAACCAGAATTAGTAGTAATAAACTGATTAAGCCAGAAATAAATGTCACACAAGAAGATATAAAACCAGAAGTTAACAGTTATCAAGCTGCCGATGAGTGGTTAAATAAGTCTTTATTTGGGCTGTCTTTTAGCTATAGAAACCGTGAACAAATTAAAAGCTTATTGCAAAAACAACTTAATCATTTACCTTTTAGCAATCAACAAATAACATCAAATATTAAACTGATGCCTGATTCTGTTGAAGCAGATAACTCTACACAATCAGTCGATTTTGATGGATTTTTGCCATTATCAATGCGATTTAATCCAGCTACATACTATCAAAAACACCCTAGAGTAACAGGAAATTACGATAATGACTATAAATCTTTTTTACTAACAGGTAAGCAAGATACGGCTTTACAATCTGTATTAGAATTTACAAAAAATCATCAAATCTCTCTAGTATTTGTGAATATGCCGCTCACAGCAGAATATTTAGACCCAATGCGGCTAAAATATGAGCAAGAATTTCAACAGTATATGTTAAATGTATCTACCACTAACACCAATTTTATATACCGAGATTTCAGCAAAATTTGGCTAAAGGCAAATGATTACTTTTCAGATCCTAGTCACCTAAACCGCTATGGAGCATATGAAGTATCACAAAAGCTGGCAATTGATCCCATGATTCCCTGGATTATGAAGTAG